One Tolypothrix bouteillei VB521301 DNA window includes the following coding sequences:
- a CDS encoding ABC transporter substrate-binding protein: MRFSRREVFLSLGAITAGAIVSCRDLRQSDNRVNSSIASSVSSNSGRVKLIVGQQDNALQETVAASGVLEGLTFDLQWAVIPGPAAQLAALYSKAIDVGLVGDTSLIVEQGRAKIEWTEETAPLQNVAYRKNPGPEYRATITAVRNSANIKTLADLRGKKWVSNFGGINYFMYVLSRIKAGLKVTDINYIELVDGSAAGAAFKAGRADVFSGSIGTIKEALDSGEARILLHAEDLGMLAAGAFTARSDVIRDPDKSKALADFFERVRKHYDWYAKNLDVVEKIYVEKRKQKLKLAKYFAAQDFAAFIPIDDDIVKRQQGLADRLFQAGEIPKKINVNVHHSRKFNSATTLSA; this comes from the coding sequence GTGAGATTTAGCCGACGAGAAGTTTTTTTATCCCTTGGCGCAATCACTGCGGGAGCGATCGTTAGCTGCCGCGACCTCCGCCAGAGCGATAACCGTGTCAATTCATCCATAGCAAGTTCTGTAAGTTCCAACTCAGGTCGAGTCAAACTAATTGTCGGACAACAGGATAATGCCTTACAAGAAACTGTAGCCGCATCTGGGGTGTTGGAGGGATTAACCTTCGATCTGCAATGGGCAGTTATTCCCGGTCCTGCCGCTCAGTTGGCTGCACTCTATTCTAAAGCCATTGATGTTGGTTTGGTGGGTGATACTTCACTGATTGTAGAGCAAGGGCGTGCAAAAATTGAATGGACGGAGGAAACCGCTCCCCTTCAAAACGTGGCTTACAGGAAGAATCCCGGTCCGGAATACCGAGCAACCATCACGGCTGTACGCAACAGTGCCAATATTAAGACACTAGCAGATTTGCGAGGCAAGAAATGGGTCTCGAATTTTGGTGGTATCAATTATTTCATGTATGTCTTGTCGCGTATTAAAGCGGGGCTAAAGGTCACCGATATCAATTACATAGAACTTGTTGACGGATCTGCGGCTGGTGCTGCATTCAAAGCAGGGCGTGCTGACGTGTTTTCGGGAAGTATTGGCACGATTAAGGAAGCTCTAGACAGTGGTGAAGCCCGTATTTTGCTTCATGCAGAGGATTTAGGAATGCTTGCTGCTGGTGCTTTCACAGCCCGTAGCGATGTCATTCGCGATCCAGATAAAAGCAAGGCGCTGGCTGATTTCTTCGAGCGAGTCCGCAAACACTATGACTGGTATGCCAAAAATCTCGATGTCGTCGAGAAGATTTACGTTGAAAAACGGAAGCAGAAGCTTAAATTAGCAAAATATTTCGCAGCACAAGATTTTGCAGCATTCATTCCAATTGATGATGATATTGTCAAACGTCAGCAAGGTCTTGCTGATAGGTTGTTTCAAGCGGGAGAAATTCCTAAAAAAATCAATGTGAATGTACATCACAGCCGAAAGTTCAATTCGGCAACGACATTATCAGCCTGA
- a CDS encoding LLM class flavin-dependent oxidoreductase produces the protein MTDRHQLHLNLLFNNAGNYSSAWRWPDSDPGAFADIQYYVRTAQLCERGTFDAIFLADHPALGEYSEYRPFQSLEPTIALAAVASATERIGLIATASTTYNEPYNIARRFATLDRVSGGRVGWNVVTTANPEAAYNFGQTDVISHDTRYERAGEFTEVVQALWDSWEDDAFIGDKASARFIDPSRVHPINHKGKYFSVQGPLNVPRSPQGRPVLVQAGGSDDGRDLAAKYAEVVFTAAQSLPQAVAYSNDLRNRARKFGRSPDAIVILPGLVTVIGSTEAEAKRREQELWELVPIEYGLGRLANILQVEPEVLKLDERLPENLPLPVNSNQTMFKVAVDVARRGNLTVRELIKALGGGGTMHRIVVGTPEQVADSIEEWFLSGAVGGFNVVPDAIASGLEVFVDFVVPELRRRGIFRTEYKGRTLREHYGLERPQSRYARENRQAVPA, from the coding sequence ATGACAGATCGTCACCAACTACACCTGAATCTGCTGTTTAATAATGCTGGTAACTACAGCTCGGCTTGGCGATGGCCTGATAGCGATCCCGGAGCTTTTGCAGACATTCAATATTATGTGCGTACAGCACAGCTGTGCGAGCGCGGCACTTTCGATGCGATTTTTTTAGCCGATCATCCTGCCCTTGGCGAATATTCTGAGTACCGTCCATTTCAATCGCTAGAACCAACCATCGCTCTAGCAGCAGTGGCATCTGCTACCGAGCGCATCGGTTTAATCGCCACCGCATCGACTACATACAATGAACCCTACAATATTGCCCGTCGCTTTGCGACGTTAGATCGTGTAAGTGGTGGGCGTGTCGGCTGGAATGTTGTTACAACAGCCAACCCTGAAGCCGCATATAACTTCGGTCAGACTGATGTCATTTCCCATGATACGCGCTACGAGAGAGCAGGAGAATTTACCGAGGTTGTACAAGCCCTCTGGGATAGTTGGGAGGATGACGCATTTATAGGTGATAAGGCATCTGCACGCTTTATCGATCCCTCTCGCGTCCATCCAATCAATCATAAAGGTAAGTATTTTTCAGTACAAGGGCCGTTGAATGTACCGCGATCGCCACAGGGTCGGCCAGTTTTGGTTCAAGCGGGTGGTTCGGATGATGGTCGAGACTTGGCAGCGAAATATGCCGAAGTCGTTTTTACTGCAGCTCAATCGTTACCACAGGCAGTTGCCTATAGTAATGATTTACGCAACCGTGCCCGCAAATTTGGGCGATCGCCAGATGCCATTGTTATCTTACCCGGTCTTGTCACCGTCATTGGTAGCACGGAAGCTGAAGCAAAGCGCCGCGAACAAGAACTTTGGGAATTAGTACCGATAGAATACGGTCTGGGTAGGTTAGCTAATATACTTCAAGTCGAGCCAGAGGTTTTAAAGTTAGACGAGCGTTTGCCTGAAAATTTGCCACTACCTGTGAATAGCAATCAAACTATGTTCAAAGTTGCAGTTGACGTTGCTAGGCGTGGCAATCTCACCGTGCGCGAGTTGATTAAAGCTCTAGGCGGTGGTGGTACAATGCATCGCATTGTCGTTGGCACTCCAGAACAGGTGGCAGATTCCATTGAAGAATGGTTCTTGTCAGGTGCAGTTGGTGGCTTCAATGTGGTGCCAGACGCAATCGCTTCAGGGCTAGAAGTATTCGTCGATTTTGTAGTACCGGAACTGCGCCGCCGGGGTATTTTCCGCACTGAGTATAAAGGGCGCACCCTGCGGGAGCATTATGGGTTGGAACGCCCGCAGAGCCGATATGCTCGTGAAAACCGTCAAGCTGTTCCAGCCTAG
- a CDS encoding acyl-CoA dehydrogenase family protein — MIKSLEKVSNTTIQFSTPLTANSPELQQLFDFIALGAADRDRNRILPFDVVELIRRSRLGALRIPVSEGGGGSSARELFEVVIRLGEADPNVAHIVRNHFSVTERILRSERSERNRRWLKAVVDGAIIGLASTELEVKRAGGGAVANTKLTPDNDGYRLNGTKYYSTGSLYADLIFVRVLAPDDTIAIALLPTKREGIELVDDWDGFGQRLTGTGTTTFTNVRVEADEVFFETDTDKDNSPYNIVPQLFLTAINAGIIRSVLEDAKKLVHTRPRTFYHAVAEQAVDDPLLQQTVGQIAANAFAAEAIVLQAADALDRLDGARSEGEEFETAVALAASLSAAKAKLIVDDLSLRSATLLFEVGGASTTKQSYNFDRHWRNARTLASHNPSHFKARAIGDYEINGTPLPQRGFF; from the coding sequence ATGATTAAGAGTCTAGAAAAAGTTTCAAATACCACAATTCAGTTTTCGACTCCTCTGACAGCAAACTCGCCGGAACTCCAGCAGCTTTTCGACTTTATCGCTTTGGGGGCTGCCGATCGCGATCGCAATCGCATCCTTCCTTTCGATGTTGTCGAACTGATTCGTCGTTCGCGGCTGGGTGCATTGCGAATTCCTGTTTCCGAAGGTGGTGGCGGTAGCTCAGCACGGGAACTGTTTGAAGTCGTCATTCGATTGGGAGAAGCTGACCCAAACGTTGCTCACATTGTGCGGAATCATTTCTCCGTGACGGAGCGTATTTTGCGTTCCGAGCGCAGTGAGAGGAATCGTCGATGGCTGAAGGCGGTTGTTGATGGGGCGATTATTGGACTTGCTTCAACCGAACTAGAAGTTAAACGAGCTGGCGGTGGCGCGGTGGCGAATACGAAATTAACACCCGATAACGACGGTTATCGTCTAAACGGGACGAAGTATTACAGTACTGGTAGCCTTTATGCAGACTTAATTTTCGTGCGAGTACTAGCACCTGACGATACCATAGCGATCGCACTTCTGCCTACCAAACGCGAAGGAATTGAGCTTGTGGATGATTGGGACGGCTTCGGACAAAGGCTAACGGGTACGGGGACTACGACATTCACCAATGTTCGCGTGGAAGCAGATGAAGTATTTTTTGAGACAGATACAGACAAAGATAACTCACCTTACAACATTGTCCCACAATTGTTTCTGACAGCAATTAACGCTGGCATTATTCGCAGTGTTTTGGAGGATGCAAAAAAGCTCGTCCATACCCGACCTCGGACTTTCTACCATGCTGTAGCCGAGCAAGCAGTTGACGATCCACTCTTGCAGCAGACTGTCGGTCAAATTGCAGCCAACGCCTTTGCAGCCGAAGCGATCGTGCTACAAGCAGCCGATGCTCTCGATCGCCTAGACGGTGCTCGTTCCGAGGGAGAGGAATTTGAGACAGCAGTGGCACTAGCAGCTTCTCTCAGTGCAGCTAAAGCCAAATTGATTGTTGACGATCTATCGCTACGCTCAGCCACCCTGTTATTTGAAGTGGGTGGAGCTTCAACAACAAAACAAAGCTACAACTTCGATCGCCATTGGCGAAACGCACGTACTCTAGCATCGCACAACCCTTCTCATTTTAAAGCTCGTGCGATCGGAGACTACGAAATCAACGGCACGCCACTGCCACAGAGAGGATTTTTCTAA
- a CDS encoding aliphatic sulfonate ABC transporter substrate-binding protein, whose protein sequence is MTNERDKGTPEGGERILRVPPSLRCRVSSWKKLVLFFTVVFGSGFLATACDTGNNNQSTTASAGNQPQTALVNQSAKNGNQTTIKIAYVKWALLPIVRERGTLEKELASQNIQIGWVGPFPNFAPLLETLNARSTDIASGGSIPVITGLAGGADICLLAYRPPDVKSQTIIVPKNSPVRQVTDLIGKKVAVNKGGGGELLLLQALKQAKISENKVERVYLGPTDALPALLQGHVDAWSIWDPGLSTAEEKYGARRILQNNPAPSYGVYVVRRPVLAEHPQAVKAILDIFKKEGDWATENPQQSATILEKAMGLSPAVIKRVVANRPPEKVLPLESKVIADIQEVADWMVEQKVIPKRIDVASAVCPATN, encoded by the coding sequence ATGACTAATGAACGTGATAAGGGAACACCAGAGGGCGGGGAAAGGATTCTCCGCGTCCCCCCTTCTTTACGTTGCCGTGTTTCTTCTTGGAAAAAACTTGTTTTATTTTTTACCGTTGTCTTTGGTTCGGGCTTTCTGGCAACGGCATGCGATACAGGTAACAATAATCAATCCACTACTGCATCTGCTGGAAATCAACCTCAAACTGCACTAGTCAATCAGTCTGCCAAAAATGGAAATCAAACCACTATCAAGATTGCTTACGTCAAGTGGGCATTGCTCCCCATTGTTAGAGAACGCGGTACGTTAGAAAAAGAACTAGCTTCTCAAAATATTCAGATCGGTTGGGTAGGTCCTTTCCCTAATTTTGCGCCACTTTTAGAAACATTAAACGCACGGAGTACAGATATTGCTTCTGGCGGAAGTATCCCGGTAATTACAGGATTGGCAGGTGGTGCAGATATTTGCTTGCTTGCATATCGTCCTCCAGATGTCAAGTCACAAACCATTATTGTGCCCAAAAATTCTCCTGTTCGCCAGGTTACCGATCTAATAGGTAAAAAAGTTGCAGTGAATAAGGGAGGTGGCGGTGAACTTCTACTTCTGCAAGCATTGAAGCAGGCAAAGATATCAGAAAACAAAGTTGAGCGAGTTTATCTGGGGCCAACTGATGCTCTACCTGCTTTGCTGCAAGGACATGTAGATGCTTGGTCAATTTGGGACCCAGGACTTTCAACGGCGGAAGAAAAGTATGGAGCACGTCGAATTCTACAGAACAATCCTGCTCCCAGCTATGGAGTTTATGTAGTTCGTCGCCCGGTATTAGCCGAACATCCTCAAGCCGTGAAAGCTATTTTAGATATCTTCAAAAAAGAAGGAGATTGGGCAACGGAAAATCCCCAACAATCTGCCACCATTTTAGAAAAAGCCATGGGGCTATCTCCGGCTGTCATCAAACGAGTGGTTGCCAACCGACCTCCTGAAAAAGTACTGCCTTTAGAATCGAAAGTCATTGCTGATATTCAAGAAGTTGCTGATTGGATGGTGGAACAAAAAGTAATTCCCAAGCGGATAGATGTAGCTTCGGCAGTCTGCCCAGCAACAAATTAG
- a CDS encoding type II toxin-antitoxin system RelE family toxin has product MIYEIKFTKAARKMFRKLSQELQDRIQIKIDDLAIEPRPNGVKKLQGKENSYRIRVGDYRIIYDIFDNVLLISIVEIGHRSQVYKDNT; this is encoded by the coding sequence GTGATTTACGAAATTAAATTCACAAAAGCTGCGCGAAAAATGTTTAGAAAACTATCTCAAGAATTGCAAGATCGCATACAAATCAAAATAGATGACTTAGCAATAGAACCACGTCCTAACGGAGTTAAAAAGTTACAAGGTAAAGAAAATTCTTATCGAATTAGAGTAGGTGACTATCGCATTATATACGATATTTTTGATAATGTTCTATTGATAAGCATTGTGGAAATCGGACATCGTAGCCAGGTATATAAAGACAACACTTAA
- a CDS encoding ABC transporter ATP-binding protein: MIRRDGRFFIKRPRSPQPFQRAAGAPPLPSTPFRFICYFVNQFRWWYVAMVILEVIHATCGIMLPYAIGEIIRSVTRSTGDTRPIFDAVRQPLILFTALSIGEVVFGRSAGLVQTLLHPIHRQQIVRSLYAYLQQHSHRYLSSSFAGALAHRISETSLGVTQTMQMMITEFMPVIIVYTVSVILLYRAYPPLAALVGIWAVLFISISFWLATRCRIHSRRAAAARSDTTGIIVDSVTNLTSSRLFARLGFERRYLNERLKYELKEVRKSNWYSERIRWFQFISAAILKIGTLYYSLYLWSQGKIAAADFVVATSLSLLIISEARNLSKRFLEFFEHIGNIANGVCTIVQPHELVDRENAIAHSITQGRIEFRRVNFNYSTEKKVFHNLSVIVEPGQRVGLVGYSGSGKSTFVNLILRLFDPQSGQILIDGVDIRDMTQDALHSQISLIPQDPSLFHRTLLENIRYGRLEARDEEVFEAASKAYAHDFIVPMAEGYYSMVGERGVKLSGGQRQRIAIARVILKDAPILILDEATSSLDSITEKAIQDTLDSVMHNKTTIVVAHRLSTIAHLDRILVFDAGRIVEDGTHAELLARGGAYYRLWKMQAGGFLPVKAV; the protein is encoded by the coding sequence GTGATACGACGCGATGGCCGTTTTTTTATCAAAAGACCACGTTCACCTCAACCGTTCCAACGTGCTGCCGGTGCGCCACCTCTGCCATCAACACCCTTCAGGTTCATTTGCTATTTTGTTAACCAGTTCCGTTGGTGGTATGTGGCAATGGTAATTTTGGAGGTGATACACGCGACTTGTGGTATCATGCTACCTTATGCCATTGGCGAGATTATCCGAAGCGTAACGCGATCTACGGGCGACACCAGACCCATTTTTGATGCAGTGAGACAACCTCTGATATTGTTCACCGCTTTGAGTATAGGTGAAGTGGTATTCGGGCGATCGGCTGGTCTTGTGCAGACTCTCCTCCACCCGATCCACCGACAGCAAATCGTCCGCTCCCTATATGCATACTTGCAGCAACATTCGCATCGCTATCTGAGCAGTAGTTTTGCTGGGGCATTGGCACATCGTATTAGCGAAACCTCTCTGGGTGTGACGCAAACGATGCAAATGATGATTACTGAATTCATGCCAGTCATCATTGTATATACTGTCTCAGTAATATTACTCTATCGCGCCTATCCTCCTCTTGCTGCACTTGTGGGGATATGGGCAGTTCTTTTCATCAGCATTTCGTTTTGGTTAGCAACTCGTTGCCGAATTCACTCTCGAAGAGCTGCCGCTGCAAGAAGTGACACAACTGGCATTATCGTAGATTCTGTAACAAATCTCACAAGTAGCCGCCTGTTTGCTCGTTTGGGTTTTGAACGACGCTATTTGAATGAGCGATTAAAGTACGAACTCAAAGAGGTAAGAAAGTCAAACTGGTACTCGGAGCGAATCCGCTGGTTTCAGTTTATTTCAGCAGCTATTCTAAAAATCGGCACTCTGTATTACTCGCTCTACCTCTGGAGTCAAGGCAAAATTGCTGCTGCTGACTTCGTAGTAGCCACTAGTTTGTCGCTGTTGATCATCAGTGAAGCTCGTAATTTAAGTAAACGATTTCTAGAATTCTTTGAACATATTGGTAATATTGCTAATGGTGTCTGCACTATTGTTCAACCTCACGAGTTGGTCGATCGCGAGAACGCCATTGCCCATTCAATTACTCAGGGACGTATTGAATTTCGGCGAGTCAATTTTAACTATTCAACTGAGAAAAAAGTATTCCACAACCTTTCTGTGATCGTTGAACCCGGTCAACGTGTGGGACTAGTGGGCTACTCAGGCTCTGGTAAATCTACTTTTGTCAATTTGATTTTGCGGTTGTTCGACCCCCAATCCGGACAAATTCTCATAGATGGAGTCGATATTCGAGATATGACTCAGGATGCCCTCCACTCGCAGATCAGCTTAATTCCTCAAGATCCATCTCTGTTTCATCGCACGTTACTAGAAAATATTCGTTATGGGCGACTCGAAGCAAGAGATGAAGAAGTTTTTGAAGCAGCATCTAAGGCTTATGCTCACGATTTTATCGTGCCAATGGCAGAGGGTTATTATTCTATGGTGGGAGAACGCGGTGTTAAACTATCAGGAGGACAGAGACAGCGTATTGCGATCGCTCGGGTCATTCTCAAAGATGCACCAATCCTGATTTTAGATGAAGCCACCTCTAGCCTCGACTCGATTACCGAAAAAGCAATCCAAGATACCCTAGATTCAGTGATGCACAATAAAACAACCATTGTAGTGGCTCATCGCTTGTCTACTATCGCCCATCTAGACCGCATTTTGGTGTTCGATGCCGGTCGCATTGTCGAAGATGGTACCCACGCCGAACTTTTGGCACGCGGCGGTGCTTACTATAGGTTATGGAAAATGCAAGCAGGTGGATTTCTTCCTGTAAAAGCAGTTTAA
- a CDS encoding HAD family hydrolase produces MVKSVLFDLDGTLLDRDTSIQEFITAQYDRLIAHLNHIPKATYITRFLELDCHGYIWKDRVYQDLVSEFAIMGIGWQELLEDYETQFQFHCVSFHFLKETLSGLKQHGYLLGIVTNGLGHFQARAIDGLGIRDYFDVILISEVEGVRKPQPEIFRRATNRLGVTAQDSVFIGDHPEADIIGAKNAGMMAIWKRSPHWMEAKEADAIINELNEIPYILQVNRR; encoded by the coding sequence ATGGTGAAATCAGTTCTTTTCGATTTAGATGGAACATTGCTGGATCGCGATACCTCGATTCAGGAATTTATCACAGCACAGTACGATAGGTTGATTGCCCACTTAAATCACATTCCTAAAGCGACTTACATCACTCGCTTCCTCGAGCTAGATTGCCACGGTTATATTTGGAAAGATAGGGTTTATCAAGATTTGGTCTCAGAATTTGCAATTATGGGGATCGGTTGGCAAGAATTACTTGAAGACTACGAAACCCAGTTTCAGTTTCATTGCGTTTCATTTCATTTCCTTAAGGAGACGCTGAGTGGGTTGAAACAGCACGGCTATTTGTTAGGGATCGTCACTAATGGATTGGGGCATTTTCAAGCTCGTGCGATTGATGGATTGGGAATTCGAGACTACTTTGATGTCATCTTGATTTCGGAAGTCGAAGGAGTCAGAAAACCCCAACCTGAAATTTTTCGGAGAGCCACAAATCGATTAGGAGTGACAGCCCAGGATAGCGTTTTTATTGGAGATCATCCTGAAGCGGACATCATCGGGGCAAAGAATGCTGGGATGATGGCGATTTGGAAACGGAGTCCACACTGGATGGAGGCAAAAGAAGCAGATGCAATTATCAATGAACTGAATGAAATTCCCTATATTCTTCAAGTCAATCGTAGATGA
- a CDS encoding GNAT family N-acetyltransferase produces MLKISQAKLHDAENIKAFYNRCGYGGDLSEEALIFIAQWEERIVGAVRLCPNIKFFVLRGMQVLAPFQRQGVGTQLLQVCTEQLAERVCYCIPWQHLKSFYQQVGFQEVSPIEVPDLLRKRFSNYIFRGMNVILMRRLPIEQQAHRIE; encoded by the coding sequence ATGCTAAAAATTAGCCAAGCAAAATTGCATGATGCTGAAAACATTAAAGCTTTTTACAATCGGTGTGGTTATGGAGGCGATCTCAGTGAGGAAGCCTTAATATTCATTGCTCAATGGGAGGAGAGAATTGTTGGTGCAGTACGTTTGTGTCCAAATATTAAGTTCTTTGTGCTTCGGGGTATGCAGGTATTAGCTCCGTTTCAGCGTCAGGGTGTTGGCACGCAGCTACTTCAAGTCTGTACCGAGCAACTCGCCGAGCGAGTTTGTTACTGTATTCCGTGGCAGCATTTGAAATCGTTCTATCAACAAGTAGGGTTTCAAGAAGTTTCACCGATTGAGGTTCCAGACTTATTGCGTAAGCGATTTAGTAACTACATTTTCAGAGGAATGAATGTTATTCTAATGCGTCGGTTACCAATCGAACAACAAGCCCATCGTATTGAGTGA
- a CDS encoding aldo/keto reductase — protein sequence MTLPTTNLGKTGLTVSRLTLGTMTFGLQTDEETSRVILDTAADAGINFLDTADVYPLGGGIATAGRTEEIIGRWLKGKREHFILATKAVGKVGPAPWDQGASRKHLLDAIDASLKRLQTDYVDLYQLHSDDASTPLDETLEALDTIVRSGKARYIGVSNFLAYRLSRALGRADVRNLTRFVSIQPRYNLLFREIERELLPLAQEEELGVIPYNPLAGGLLTGKHNLAQGPTEGTRFTLGAAAERYQERYWHDREFKTVEELRTVADLAGLSLTTLAVAWVLANPIITAPIIGASRPEQLADSLKAVEVKLDDSLKQKLDDITAEYRRGDAVR from the coding sequence ATGACATTACCAACTACAAATCTCGGTAAAACAGGATTGACTGTTTCGCGCCTTACTCTTGGTACCATGACCTTTGGATTGCAAACTGACGAAGAAACTTCTAGGGTCATCCTCGACACAGCCGCCGATGCTGGTATTAATTTTTTGGATACAGCGGATGTTTATCCCCTTGGTGGTGGAATTGCTACTGCGGGACGTACCGAAGAAATTATTGGGCGCTGGCTCAAAGGCAAACGCGAACATTTCATCCTAGCGACTAAAGCTGTGGGCAAGGTTGGTCCTGCGCCTTGGGATCAAGGTGCTTCGCGCAAACATCTTTTAGATGCGATTGATGCTTCCCTCAAACGACTGCAAACCGATTATGTGGATCTGTATCAATTGCACTCTGATGATGCATCAACCCCCTTGGATGAGACTCTAGAGGCTTTGGATACTATAGTTCGGTCTGGTAAAGCACGTTATATTGGGGTTTCTAACTTCTTAGCTTACCGACTCAGCCGCGCTTTAGGTCGTGCTGATGTTCGCAATCTCACTCGCTTCGTTTCGATTCAACCCCGTTACAATCTGTTGTTCCGCGAAATTGAGCGAGAACTGTTGCCCCTAGCACAAGAAGAAGAGCTTGGTGTAATTCCTTACAATCCCTTAGCCGGAGGTCTACTCACTGGTAAACACAATCTTGCTCAAGGTCCCACTGAGGGAACTCGTTTCACCTTAGGTGCGGCTGCTGAACGCTATCAAGAACGCTATTGGCACGATCGCGAGTTTAAGACTGTTGAGGAATTACGCACAGTAGCAGATTTGGCTGGATTGTCACTGACTACCCTAGCAGTGGCTTGGGTTCTGGCTAATCCGATTATTACTGCTCCCATAATTGGTGCTAGCCGTCCGGAACAGCTTGCTGACAGTCTCAAAGCAGTGGAAGTCAAACTTGATGACAGTTTAAAACAAAAGCTAGACGACATAACCGCTGAATATCGTAGGGGAGATGCTGTGCGCTAA
- a CDS encoding class I SAM-dependent methyltransferase: MSYAQSDFWNQAFAKWKDAGTDLDWGTQWTNVHLPFLKSANVKTVLDLGCGSGNDVLRLVQQGFTVIGMDFSDEAVRQGREKAKKLGLNAQFVIADMAKPLSFQSASFDGNTA, translated from the coding sequence ATGTCTTACGCTCAATCCGACTTCTGGAACCAAGCCTTCGCTAAATGGAAGGATGCTGGCACCGATCTAGATTGGGGAACTCAATGGACGAATGTTCATCTTCCGTTCCTTAAGTCTGCCAATGTTAAAACCGTACTTGACCTTGGTTGCGGGTCGGGTAATGACGTGTTACGTCTTGTACAACAAGGTTTTACAGTCATTGGTATGGATTTTTCAGATGAGGCAGTGCGACAAGGACGCGAGAAAGCAAAAAAGCTAGGACTAAACGCACAGTTTGTCATTGCAGACATGGCAAAACCTTTGTCATTTCAGAGTGCAAGCTTTGATGGCAATACAGCCTAA
- a CDS encoding dienelactone hydrolase family protein, whose product MPVEKRSYESSNGSLPYLFSSVADNASQPAPLVLFLHGARDRGDDLNVLLKWGLPRFVDVSGPLPYIFAAPQLPEGQTWVERESDVIALLDNLIASHPIDPSRIILSGFSLGTAGAWHIAASHPGRFAGLVAVSGRVPKTLEETQLAALKEIPIQIFQGGKDEKLPIEDTESIVATLRGLGGTVDFTLLRDGDHFIADEVYGDPKLQEWLVSQSRHNTALVV is encoded by the coding sequence ATGCCAGTAGAAAAACGCTCATATGAGAGTAGCAATGGTTCTTTGCCTTATCTTTTTTCGTCGGTTGCTGACAATGCCAGTCAACCCGCGCCTCTGGTACTTTTTCTGCATGGAGCCAGAGATCGCGGTGACGATCTCAATGTGCTGCTGAAATGGGGTCTACCTCGTTTTGTAGATGTGTCAGGTCCATTACCCTATATTTTCGCAGCGCCTCAACTTCCTGAAGGACAGACTTGGGTGGAGCGAGAGTCAGATGTCATTGCTTTGCTCGATAATCTCATCGCCTCTCATCCCATCGATCCGTCTCGTATAATCTTGTCTGGGTTCAGCTTAGGTACGGCTGGAGCTTGGCATATCGCCGCTTCCCATCCCGGACGCTTTGCTGGGTTGGTAGCAGTATCGGGTCGCGTACCCAAGACATTAGAAGAAACTCAATTAGCTGCACTTAAAGAAATTCCCATCCAGATATTCCAAGGTGGAAAAGACGAAAAACTACCAATTGAGGATACAGAGTCTATTGTCGCTACTCTACGCGGGTTGGGTGGAACAGTAGATTTTACTCTACTCCGTGATGGCGATCATTTTATTGCCGATGAAGTATACGGCGATCCAAAGTTACAAGAGTGGCTGGTTTCACAAAGCCGTCACAACACTGCCTTAGTTGTCTGA